The genomic DNA gaggggatttttcttcgcagggaggggacggggattcttttttatccccgtaacggggacggggcggggacggggattcttttttatccccgtaacggggacggggcggggacggggattgatatcccctcccctccccattgccatccttagtcagtattgataatagaaaattactgtaatattttattactgacaaaccaaacaagacaatgtaagtaataaaagatagattatcaaagtgattttttaatacctaaggtaaaaatggtaatcagattaccacttatattatttgtcacgtCAGTagtgataatagaatattactgtaatattttattactgacaaatcaaacaagataatgtaagtaataaaagatagattaccaaagtgattttttaaaaccccAACCAAACGACCCCTTAGGAAGCTTTTAGTTCaagagatgaaaagattattacgataatttattttttattatttatattattttgtttgattgataagtagtaaaatattttggtaatatttaattatcaataataatgtggttgataatataaaatataatttgattatcacatctaccttaagtattaaaaaattactaaagtaatattgattttattataactatatatttatttattaattttttaaaggtaaaaataattttattttcaattaatacaacaattaatatacaaatattttagaataattaaactgaagggtattttaataaaataatatgctaatatttttttattatatctaaccaaacacaataattatttatatatattaatttttattaaattttatgtaataatttatacctaataattttcaaggtaatctctcattttttacaataaaatatttttcaaacctgACGCCCTCTTATGTGTTAATCAATTGAGcgagaatttatttatttaaaattcttatGAGTAGCGgacaaaatgaataaataattagttgtaataaaataattttgtgtcaataaaacataatattttatatcgAAATGAGTTGAAATGAGTcgtattatatcaatttattcataaaatggATGGTGTTTGGATtgtgtatttttaatataattttaatgtaaatcATACCATGAAATTTGTTTATCTCGACTTTTAAAATTGGCTCAGCTAGactcaattttcaaatttgtttaaattaaactcaaattaaaagagttaatttaatcctaaaattaagttaaattcgaattaaaaaaaatttaatttgctcTTACTTATGAGTTagtaattgttttattaaatttaaacttgataaaaaattcgatttaagtaatatattattaaaattgttgtGATCTagagtcccacatcgctcccgtgcagttcactgagcgtgtatataggGAGGGGACAGAAACCCTTAACTCAATAGACACGTTTTAAAGCTGTGAGGGCCTGAAGCCCAAAATGGACAATATCTGTTGGACTgtttataacacattatcagcacgattcgcgatggagggtgtgttgtgacctgaagtcccacatcgctctcgTACAGTCCACTAAACGTATATAAATAGAGGTCAGAAACCCTTAACccaataaatatgttttaaactGTTCGGctgtttataacaaaaataatattattcacaacTTTTGTTTGGAAAGCTCGAATTGAATTCGAGCCACGCAGTTCTGTTTCATCTGAACTTTCAAAAGTACTTGACAGGGACACGGGCCTTGAAATGTCAGCCATTAACTTAGACACCTACGTTTTCAAGAATGTCTTCCACGCGCGGTAAACACCGCGTGACAAGTCTACGATGAAAATACTTTTCTTCATGGTACGCAAAGTCCACGCTCTTCGTCACCACCATAAAAcggtaaaataaatattcttcaCCTTCTCCACTTCCAACGCGCAACAATAAAAGATTTTCTCACCTAACCTTCAGCTCATTTTCTCTCCGTTTCTCCCTCCCCAAACACTCCTCGTAAATTCAAAACACAACAGAACAGCCATAACACCATGCTCGATTTCGGCGACGAACTCACAATTGGAACCTTCAAGATTCCGTGGCTCATCTGGATCCAGATTCtcatcctcctcctcctcatcGTTCTCCTCTACTGCTTCAGCCTTGTCTCCTCTGATTTCGATAGCTCCAACAGCCGCGTCAAGAACTCCGCCTTAGCTTCTCCTTCCTCCGCCTCTTCTTCCGTGTCCATCGATTCGACTCTTGACGAGAAGCCGGCTTTTAAATTCAACTCTACTGTCACTCACAGCTTCCAGCCTTCTCAGGTACGTACAAGCGCTATCTCTTTCTGTTTGGCTGTCCAGAAAATGTCGAAATTGTTTGATCATTTTATCTTACTGTTTAAAGTACCtgaaattagttttattgttatcagAATGGTAATGATAGattgttgttaaattttgtttagtttaggTTTAGGATGAATCAAGTGCGGAAATTGAATCTTAAAATGGAAACTATTTTTAATGTCTTCGAAAACTTAATAAttgttgtttgatttgtttgtatttgagattaattttaaGCTTGTGTGTATTGAAGGCAACTTAACGATGAAACAGTTTTTGTCGTGTTAATATCCTTTGTATCCTCGTGACTTATAAAGTGGGCCAATGATTTTTGTAGGTCGGTTTTTGATTAGTTGCAAAGGGAGTACCCGATAAGCACTTATtcatttatattgaaaaaaataaaaattcataaaataaaatatatttttcatatcgtATTAGCATTGTCTTTTATAGAGTGCCCtctcattatttaattattattttaattttaatttaaaattttttaatcacttGAAAACATATATAAAGTAGGTATTCATTGTTGTATTGCTTTGAGAAAAAGGTGGATTTGAGCTCAATTAGCTcgtatttgagtttaaatttgatttgaataaattaaatttgaattagagttttaatttgataattcaatttgagtttgattcaatcaTTTCTTAATGatacttcattttttttactcACATTATTCATCATATTGataaataaacttgaatttggGTGGGACAATATGGACTCGAGCAATCCTTTATTTAGGTTCAATTCAATCACAATTTACCATTGGATATttcatttatcaataaatttatgtgaatgtatttttagtatacaatttgaatatacagataatatagttttatgtaattaaatgatttttaatttaaaataaagtaatatctaatcatataataatatattatcggtatatttaaattatattaaaaaaaattataaatagaattgcacatcatttatatataataagtcTTATTAAGTAAGTGCATATAGAGTTGCCTTCCAAACAATGctttaaatgtattattatattatacttaaaTAAGCACAGGGAGTTTCCTAGGAAAgtgatagaaaataaaaaataaaataaaaggttaTCATGTGTTGCTTTTTTTATACTAAAGGATGATGAAAGATTCTTGGAATAACCTTTGAAGCCATcaacatcaaaagaaaaaaacctttgaAGCCATGTAATATATCATGCTTCATCTTGAATCAATGacaatgaatttattatttatgtatatttgtaaattattattttttaattttatatggtTAGTGATCTTGATGAAATTGAAATGCGTATACGTTACAAaaacattcataattttaatatttctactTTGTTGGTTTTCGTGAATAAAAGAATCTTTGAAAGCAAAAGCTGACGGGCAACTTTGAAATTAATTAGCTTTTGATTTTTAGTCGATTgcattgataaaaaaattgtcctttttGTTAAAGCCATTTTCATCTATGCGTTGGGAATGGACAcctttaattcatttattaatgaCCTAATGCGGTCTCTGTCTTGATTTCTCTTGATtgttttcccctttttttttacttttgttaaGACATAATTCGTGGGAAAAATACTTTGTGgtttttttgctttttcatCAGTATACGGCTGATGGGCGGTGGCAGCCTGTGCCGACTGCAACTTGCTTTTTCCAATATTTTGACCGTTTTGTGCTTCaactttattttatctctaccaagtttgatttcttttttgtcttgcactgttttctgttttagttattgaattaataattttctagaaaacaaagaaattgttaaattattttgagaTGTTAAATGTGTCAAATACCTCtgtgtattttgttttatttatttgaataccATAAGGTTGTAGAATTCAAAAAATGAATCTCTGGATCATAGAAAACATTTTAGAAATACCATTCTTAGAGTTTGTTCAAGGTAATAGTTATTGGTCTTGCAACATAACGTATTAATGTCAATGTTTTGTATTCTAATAGATTGCAATGATAATCAATTGAATGCAATTGatttttgagtttaaacaaATTCGGTTCGAATCTAATCTTAGATTGACCTATGATCCTATGGAATTGGGACCTTGtactaaaacaatatataaatctTCCTATGACTAGGCATAGACATGGAAACATCTATGTTAAAAATTgctcaataaatatatttatatatcaataaaactacggtaataaacaataaatacatAGTTGAGTATAATTGATGAAGTGTCACCATATGGTAGGCGActtgaaattagaaaaagttttatcgaatcaaataataatatattatcgtttatatttaatttattttgttgtttgtatacaaaatttgactcttaatatatatatttattaatgtcATGTCATTGGTTTCACTAGTCAAGATTTTAATCGGTCTATTAACTGGGTCAacgtttggtttgaatttgaaaacatTGTTTGTTCTACCCTAATGGATGTTACCCTTTGTTGATATTAATgctatatttattattagtgtaATAATTTACCAGTGGAAATTGTTCAGATAACGATATTGGACCAGTAACATAACAGGGTTTACAAAATCGTCGCAGGTCGGAGGATGTCGAAGTATAAAAGGGGAAATATTGACGAGAACAGGTAGAAGAATAGTGAGAGGAGAAGAGGATACAGAGAGGGATTCAAGTTCAAATGGTATGACGTATCATCCTTGCCATTATTTCAGGCTTGCTAGAGAAGCTTTTCTCAAGTGTTTAGGTTTAGACTCTGAGAAATCTTCCAactcaaaacaaagaaaagacaGATAGTATTTTTTCATCAACTGAACTTAATTTTATTGCCTACTTATAACcttcaaaatttctttaaaaaagcaaagaaaaatgaaaaaaaaaatccactttCTCTCATTCCATCTCTTTATCTTCAATggatttttaatattgttggtTTCACAACATTATTTGGTGGATAACAACCGgaaaaactaattataaaattatatgtactcaattttaaatattaaattacgtATTAAGATTTTACGATAAAacgattttaaataaaagataaaataacatttaatcatttaGATACTTAAAACTAGGTGTAGATAGTAAtacttaaaaactaataacgaGTGAtactatattattaatattatgttgtATCAGCGTAACGAATGTGTCATTAcatcttgaaattttttattttacataacataatgaattcaaatcaagtcaatTCGATTCGAGTTAGAGATCCAGATTAGTAGTTTAGTTTTGGTTTAGTTCGTTTGCCCTTTTGGCAATATTGTTCATTATGCGGCAATATTGTTCACTTTATTAGTAGCATAGTTCATCCCATTgataatcatttaataacatTGAATATTAGTTTGAATGAGTTTAAACCTAAGTTTGAGttagatattataaatttaaatcaagcttgagttgattattatttgaattcgaattgattCTAATATACTTTTAGATAATCTATTGATGAATGTATCTCACGGTgcaataaatgttttttaagTGTAAATTGTGCTGAAAGTACCTTCTTAAGGTTAACGAAGAATTGCTTCATGGAGGTTCATCTTTCCTCTCGAGGATGTTAAAAGTGAAAGGCAATCTATAGCATTAAAATTTAGGATTTCATTCCTTGTGTACTTTACCAATAAATCTTGGGcttttctttcctcttcttgATGTTAAAAGtgaaaactaaataattaattaaataccgAATAATATTGGGGTTTTAAATCCCAACAAGTAATACTCATGTATCCATCCAAAAGATACTTACtaattatctattaaatattattacaatttaattatgttaataatacattttttaatgatGATAGGATTGATTCGATCAAAAAGTTGGTCTATTGATTGAATTGATGATAtcaataggccaaaggactattttccacccaaagtatgcgtattttttaagtttttttttggttaattttaaaaattttatttacccactcataaattgtttaaattaattgaatttgttagttatattattttattccttaaaccctaaaaattagtaatttcaccccaatctaagttttaaaaaacaacatttttccccttagagttttcatttttcaaattcaatttttcggTGTCGTTTCTTTCTCTTCGGTGACCTCCAGATGATGCCTCTTCTTCTCCAGTGTGATCTTTTTCTGGTGGCTCTCCTGGAAGTGCCATCGACGAAGACGAGTCATCTCCGTCTCGCTTgttacataaatttttatatgatttaatttaaatttttatataatttttttttacataaatttcgATTGTAATTACAATACAATCAAATGGTAATCATACAACTGTTACAAAACATATGTTTATGTTGGATAAAACTACACACTTtctgaaaaatatattcatgCATTTAATCTATCTAAACtcaacaattaatattaattcatatacataaaaggttataaaaatactaaaattgaTAGATTAGGGAATTAAATAGATTTGATTACGATATAGTTGATGTATTTTGAGTTTGAGTCACGCTCAAATAACAATGTCCGGAATGAGTATTTTTTTTACGGTACATGTATGGTGGGAAAGAGgacataactttttttataatagttcATCGGCTCTCCCACTAGAAATCCAATATATTGACCATCTCATATTTGTATAGTCATAATCCAATTTAATAAAGTATATTAATCCTTcagtcaattttctttttaataataagagaTTTCGTCtgtatttattaaacaaataaacctGAAATTAAGACTAGATTCTAACTGAGTTTATTCGAGTTTAAGCTCAAATTCGATTAAAacgagctcgaaacgagccaACCAATCTTATATAAGCTCGAGCCAACAGTTTCAAGCTtgagctactcgtcaaatttgtgaattaaaaattttgatataaaataacgtcgttttgatcaatatgcattaaaacaacgttgttttaataacgaagTAGTTAAAAGCTCGAGCTCAAAAAGAGCCAAGtctaattcaaattgagttcaagtttCGCTGTAatgagttcgagcttgagctttattatatgcaaaccgaatcgagtttgagctcgaactcgattcgatttgaattcaacctTGCTTGGAGTATagtaatcaaatttataactactatatgaaataaattaatattttataaatatgataaaagtttaaattcagATTCTTATCTTAAAAGTTATAACTCTACTTATTTTGCTAATTCTTACTGTCGTCGTTCAACCAGACTGATCATGCTATTGCACGAAAGTAACTGACTATATATTTCCCgtattttattgtgttttgcCCGTGACAATTTATTCCTTGAATAGCTTGTAAAAAGACAAACAACAAGGCGACTAAATTCATTAAGTACGAGCCCAAGCAGAACCTAACCCTCCTAGGAAAACTGGAGGAGGATATGGAAGTCATTAAATATAGAGACTGGCACTGGCAAGTGTCTCTGTGGAACCACAGGAGTTATAAATTTGGCTGGTGAAgtgaatttaataaatcaaaccaaccaaattcacaaacaaaagcaagtagaagaagaagaagaggaagaagaagaggaaaaagagtAATGGCAAGTTCAGAAGAAGATGCATGTTATTTGTACAGCCCTTGTTCTCTCTTTCAACAATTCATCAAAGCTTGCTTCAACTGCTTTGGTCACGACGAAGAACATGATCATGAACAACACTCCACAACTCCTCTACTGCCTCATGCAAATTCTCCTTCAGGAACAGAAATGAAATCTGCTGTATGTATAGGCTCTCTGatatgatatgtatatatttttttgttttttttgttttttaatgaagTCCCCACTTGAGCTAAATTGTCTCTTTTAAGGCCGAAACAACTAACCACTACAATAGGTAAGTTAAGACTTTAATCTTGATATGTCCAAGAGAATTTGTACTCATACTCCCTTCCATTACTACCTCTTGGGGGCTGTACATGTCtcttttatacaaaattttctctctctttctctctatgtGTATCTCCTCGCTTAGCTGCCATGCCTGGCTGGCTATTAGATAAGCTTGAAATGAGTAGTATGAATGAGCTAATACTAATTCCCGGTTCTTAGAAGACTTTCTCTACAGGGAAACATATATACTTTGagatcaaattaataataagctTTTTTGTTCTGTATATGAAATGCAGGAGGAAGAGATCGGGGAGGAGTATAGGGCAACCAGAGTGACAAGAAGGCCACCAAGGCCACCAATAGGCTCCGGAGGAGGTGGCCAAACCAACTGATCTTAGTGTAATAATATTTACTGTGTTTACAAGTATGATTGGATTTGAACTGAATTCAATATTCAGTACTTTTTGTTCGAATTGAGTTTCAGGGTTTGCCAATGACACTATATTAGATCTCCATTTTGtcagtgatttttttattttctaatgattttttttattttctaatagcTCTTGAAATTCTTCTTTaagaacttttcttttttttcgaTATCATTGATCATCATTCAAATTGACTTGAGTTTGAACATGAGATAACCGTTCTAGATTTAAGTTGAACTTAAACTGATCCAAAGACTCTCAGAGACTAGTACTGAAGGCAAATGCATTTGAGAATATTCTTAGACAGGAAGAGATGTCCATGAGTTGTGCAATCTATCGGTCAATCTTTCTAAGGTAAATGCCTCTGTAAAATTCAGTTGTGTGTGTGATTTTTTTACATGGGATTTGTTACATTATGCATCTTCAAGGCTTAtcaaaatttctataataataaaatacatatccACAAAAAATAAAGTGTGCATGTTTCAGttttaattcaacattttcATCTCAAATAATGTGAAATCCTtcataatattaatgaaaattgttataaatttatatatattttaaatatatgtattttatatatttagtacAAAAATAATACATGATTGTATGTCATATGATAGATAAATAGAAATATGAGTATAAATGTTGATGTGTTTTCATTAAGCCTGTATATGAGCTAAGCCGGCTTGGTCTTGAAAGTCAATTTGACTTGACTCAAATTCGTTTGATTAAAattcgagccaaactcgagctaaaagatttgacttgttttttaattcaaatcggATTCGACCGAAGGTTGTTCGACTCCGTTCGGTTTGAATCTGACTCAAATCAATAGCTCGAATTTGTAacttaattcagtttgaataagCTCGAATTTAGTAGTTTGAATTAACAGTTCGAATTTATGacttgatttgattcgaataaaaatttttgaatattatttgagtaaaacaatattgttttgttaataaaccGTTAACTCAAGCTATGAATCTAAGCTATATATTCGAGCCATCAATTCGAATCattaattcaaaccaaactgagttacaaatttaaataattaatttaagctacgaaattaagttaaactcaaatcgaattgaattaagtcattttttatttgagttgaacttaaaccaaatttaattttggttcaaCAAACTTAAACTAGGCCATTTTTTTGTGTCTAAATTGAACACGGGCTAAGGGGTATTCGGACCCCTAGTTTTCACGCAGTGAGGTGGTATTATATTCCAATTTCACAATTTCTCAATAACATAACGACCAATTTAATGATTACACTCAATATTGTATATACAGTAAATGCACAAAGTATTATTAGATTCCCTaggtataaatataaaacaatattatatatatttttatatataatttaaatatataataatgtattataatataaataagtatttttaaattaatgataaactaatatttaattgtatgataatatattatttatatacttaaattatatataaaaatatattcacatagGTTGCCCATaaatataatacacaaaaaaacgaaacaattagttgaaattttgtatttcattGTATGTCTAGTATTATCATGAATAAACAGTTCCcctcccacccaaagtatgatAAAACCATGTTCCCATCTTATGAGTTGGAACATACCCGTTTTCCCAGGTCCTATTAAAGTTGGCTATTAATTTTTACCCTAACATGGTATTTACattatattgttaaaatattataataaaatacttaCATTTTAATAGTATAaccttaaatattttgttttgccCTAGTAATTAATTAGGGGATTTCATAAGGATTCAGGATTTcttcctaaaattttaatattatatcaattttatcaacctctttaaatatcattttttattccatcataatataaatttaaaaattaatgattgcTAGTAACATTTATAgtcatagaaaaaaaaaaaaagcattgatTGGTGCGATTATTGACCAAAATTGCATAATTGGTGCAATTTTTGACATTATTgacaacaattaatttttatcatttttaattagaattcatataaattaggagtcaaaatatatttaataaaaatttggagaGAAGTGTCATTAACTTAAaagtttttttgtctttttaatatttttataaaagcatttaacatattttttaaacaaatttatcagATGGGtggaaaaattacttttttaaactaaggggtGTGAATTTTAGTCcttcaaatcttgggtgggacatagccAGTTAACTTAATACAAAAGAATTAAAAGACACTAATATATGCatgtaaatatattttgtgagggtaaaagaaaaaggaaagattgCAAATTATATAAGGCCTCCAAAacagtgtttttaaaatcgaatcgaattatTACATTCAACTAGTTAAATTATAAACCAATTAACAATTCGGTCCacaactctaaaaaaaaaaaattaatggtaatgttatatatatatatatatattttttttaaatatttaattaaatatttaactgctttattatttaaatataatttatttttaatttaaaattattcaattatataataatatattatctaaatttcaattaaatattgaaaatatcatccatttaattttatttattaaatatggaGTGACTTGGTCTGGCATGTGTCTGTCTTGGAATCACTGGAGATATAGAGTGGCAGGTGAAGAGCGAAAACCAAACATATACACACAAACCcaagacaaagaagaagaaggaggaggaggaggaggaggagggaAATGGAAGTTTCAATGGAAGAGCGTAAAAGGTCAGGAGaagaaacatataatttttacagCCCATGTCACCTCTTCAACCAACTTGTCAATGCTTGCTTCCAGTGCTTTGGTCGTGATCAAGACCATGAAGATGATCAACATCACTCCACAACTCTTCTCACTGCTCACAGAAACTCTCATTCACAGTCAGAAAGAGCCATGAAAACAACTGTATGTatacatctctctctctctctctctctctctctgtcacTCGGGGCTGATTGATGCATCTAAAATGCATGCAGGAAGAGGAAGAGTTCGTGGTGGAGTCGAGGGCAATAAGAGTGAGAAAGAAGCCACAGAGGCCACCGGTGGCCTCTGGAGGAGGAGGTCAAACCAACTGATCCTCTCTTCATTATAGTTAGACTGGGCTCTCATAGTTGAAAGTTTCATGGTTCAATTATTAGAGCTTTTTCTGGAATGTTTTATGTTAACATTATGTGTGTTTTTTGTGAATGTAAAAGTGGAGGGGCAAATTGTCGTGATTCAATTGTTGTGTTTGCATTTGTCTCTATCCTCCATCTATCTGACTGTCTCTCTAATCGTGCCCTTCTTTTTGCTACATTCGATACTCTGTTTGTCTTCCATGTGCAACCCACTTTATTGCATGCATGAATGAAACAGTTCATTTGGCAAATGTGAAAGCATTACCGTACAGTATCTCTACTGTTGCTTACATAGATCTAGACACTGACATGGCAGTGGCCATGCTACGCCATACTAGGCTGAATTCGGTGCATTCCATTGTATCTACGAATTATGTGTCAAAATCCATCAAACAATGGATCATATAGATCCACGACATAACAACACCCAAGATGTGACATCAAGCTCCTTAGTTGTGTCTTAGTAGATCTCTAGCGAGTTGCAAGTTGTGCCCTCCTTGGATAGTGCTTTTTCAAGAGGCCAATCCGACCCTTATACATGTTTACTTATATCCAATATTTTGGAAATTGAACGGAATGTCAAGTTAAACCAATTTGATCAAAATCTAGCGAGTAGTCTAGTTAGATTAGTTTGATTGAAACACAGCAACCAGTCTCTTCAAGGtcaaatgtttttatatatagacATTAAACCAAGAGAAAATCGCGGTTAAACTAATCAAACCAATCAAACTATGAGTATAATTCAACcattagttcaatttaaatctaatacTCTTGTTGATGTCAATAATATAACCAAATCATGCTACAAATCATACAAGTATACTTgtacaatttaataattttaaattaaaaaaataacatttacttatataataacatattatttttaataaaaaattaatatattattaattgtatatattgtatAACTCGGTTGTAAGTTTTAATGTTGAAAGTTTTTAGGAAAGAGATGtcaaaattaatagttatatgTTTATACTATACATTTCAGGTCTGTCTTTCTTTTGAATTTACATAATAAGTTGGacgaaaattgaaaatttattattattgttataaatgGTGGGATTTTCCACCAAATGAGAGACTTTGGTTCAAAAGGAATGTAAACACATTAAATGTATTGtac from Mangifera indica cultivar Alphonso chromosome 16, CATAS_Mindica_2.1, whole genome shotgun sequence includes the following:
- the LOC123198772 gene encoding uncharacterized protein LOC123198772 isoform X1, whose translation is MLDFGDELTIGTFKIPWLIWIQILILLLLIVLLYCFSLVSSDFDSSNSRVKNSALASPSSASSSVSIDSTLDEKPAFKFNSTVTHSFQPSQVGGCRSIKGEILTRTGRRIVRGEEDTERDSSSNGMTYHPCHYFRLAREAFLKCLGLDSEKSSNSKQRKDR
- the LOC123198772 gene encoding uncharacterized protein LOC123198772 isoform X2, which gives rise to MLDFGDELTIGTFKIPWLIWIQILILLLLIVLLYCFSLVSSDFDSSNSRVKNSALASPSSASSSVSIDSTLDEKPAFKFNSTVTHSFQPSQGLQNRRRSEDVEV
- the LOC123198772 gene encoding uncharacterized protein LOC123198772 isoform X3 — encoded protein: MLDFGDELTIGTFKIPWLIWIQILILLLLIVLLYCFSLVSSDFDSSNSRVKNSALASPSSASSSVSIDSTLDEKPAFKFNSTVTHSFQPSQITILDQ
- the LOC123199798 gene encoding elicitor peptide 6, with protein sequence MEVSMEERKRSGEETYNFYSPCHLFNQLVNACFQCFGRDQDHEDDQHHSTTLLTAHRNSHSQSERAMKTTEEEEFVVESRAIRVRKKPQRPPVASGGGGQTN